CAATTAATTGCACTGGTTCATCAGGGCGGTAAAATGCAGGATCAACAGACACATAATCTTGCCAATTTAGACCAACATAGTTAAAAGAAAACTCAACCAGTTCTTTGACAGAGTGAGTTTCACCACTAGCGATGATGTAGTCATTAGGCTGTTCTTGCTGCAACATTAACCACATGGCGTAAACAGCGTCTTTGGCGTAGCACCAATCACGACGGGCTTCTAGGTTGCCCAATTTTAGTTCATTTGCTAGACCAAGCTTGATCTGGGCTGCTGCGTGAGTGATTTTGCGAAATACAAATTCTGTACCACGTCGAGGTGATTCGTGAGTGTATGTGATTCCACAACAGGTATAGAGGTTGTATTTTTGCCGATAGTTGACAGTCATCCAGTGGGCATAAGCTTTAGCAACACCGTAGGGGTTGCGGGGACGGAAAGCAGTACGTTCAGTTTGGGGCGATTCATCAGGTTGACCAAAAACTTCACTACTGGATGCTTGGTAGAATCTGGCATCGGGTTTGCAGCGACGAATAGATTCTAAGAGGCGGGAGACACCAAGGGCTGTATATTCGGCAGTCAGAGCAGGCTGTGTCCAGGAAAGGGGAACATAGCTTTGAGAAGCGAGGTTATAAATTTCGTCAGGTTGAGCCTCAGCAATCACATCCATCAAGGAGGACTGATCTAAAAGGTCACCTGATAAGATTTGAATGTTGTCTGAAAGGTGGGTAATACGCTCTAGGTTGCTAGTGCTGGAACGGCGCACTAGACCAAATACTTGGTAGCCTTTAGTTAAGAGTAGTTCGGCGAGGTAGGAACCGTCTTGTCCTGTTAAACCAGTGATTAAGGCTCTTTTTGTCACATTTGTCATTAGATTTTGTTGTCAGACTACAAAATATCACTCCAGTTACTCAAGACTGATGCATAAAGGCTGTCTGTTGATACTGGCTGTAAGGTTTTAAATGAAAATATTTTAGTAAAGACTGCACAATGAGCGAAAATTGTCAACTTCTGATTTTTCCATTCATTATCTAGGGAATTTAAATTAAATGAATTTTTGTTGCTAAGAAGGAAAAACTCCGATATTTTTCTCTAGGCAGAACCAAAAAGCAGGATAGTTACAGAGAGTTTCATATTTGGTCTTTCTCTTTCAAATCCAAGCATTTCCTGGTAATGTCTTGAATACAATTTTGCGCGATCGCTTGCCAATCAAAGTTTTCTTGAACATGACGTTTAGCCGCCTCAACACGACTACGTTGAGTTGCTAAATCTTCATGTTTTATCTGAGCGATCGCTTCAGAAAATTTGTCTAATTGTACTACTATACAATGTTTTCCATCTTCAATCCCCAATCCCCTTGCACCAATCGGTGTAGAAATAACAGGAATTCCAGAAGCAAAATATTCTAACATTTTTAAGTTAGTTCCTGAACCAAAAGTGACTGGGTTAAGTGCTACATCTACTAATTTAAACGCAGTATCTTTCGTTTCTTCATCTACTGCTCCCATAAAGCCCACATTTGCAGGTCTTGGCTCATCCCGAAACGCCAAACCTACACTACCGATAATGAGGAAATTAATCTGAGGAAGTTCCTGAGCCATTTTAAAAATGTGCCGCACTGCCTCTAAATTAGGATTATGCCAACTGCCAAGAAATATCGCCGTAAAACTTCCAACTATATTTAACTCTTTTTTCTTTAAATGGCGTTTTTCTA
This region of Nostoc sp. UHCC 0302 genomic DNA includes:
- a CDS encoding GDP-mannose 4,6-dehydratase gives rise to the protein MTKRALITGLTGQDGSYLAELLLTKGYQVFGLVRRSSTSNLERITHLSDNIQILSGDLLDQSSLMDVIAEAQPDEIYNLASQSYVPLSWTQPALTAEYTALGVSRLLESIRRCKPDARFYQASSSEVFGQPDESPQTERTAFRPRNPYGVAKAYAHWMTVNYRQKYNLYTCCGITYTHESPRRGTEFVFRKITHAAAQIKLGLANELKLGNLEARRDWCYAKDAVYAMWLMLQQEQPNDYIIASGETHSVKELVEFSFNYVGLNWQDYVSVDPAFYRPDEPVQLIGCIDQIKSEIGWQPQYSFKELVELMVDYDLKKLSNSGA